Proteins encoded by one window of Mus musculus strain C57BL/6J chromosome 10, GRCm38.p6 C57BL/6J:
- the Izumo4 gene encoding izumo sperm-egg fusion protein 4 isoform X12 gives MFGQGRLGQAMALLLFLGMTAALARGCLQCDPNFAEKFSFYRHHVNLKSWWVGDIPVSGMLLSDWIQNTMKELHLAIPAEITRKKLYQVAEAVYQRMDQLYQGKMYFPGYFPNELRAIFREQVRLIQNAIIESRIDCQRHCVRDHLLQQLHGLPRHLLWLLLQKHLAQTG, from the exons ATGTTTGGGCAAGGCAGGCTGGGCCAGGCCATGGCCCTGCTGTTGTTTCTGGGCATGACAGCGGCGCTGGCCCGGGGCTGCCTGCAGTGCGACCCCAATTTCGCGGAGAAGTTCTCCTTCTATCGTCACCACGTGAACCTCAAGTCGTGGTGGGTGGGTGACATTCCTGTGTCGGGGATGCTGCTCTCCGATTGGATCCAGAACACGATGAAGGAGCTCCATCTGGCCATTCCTGCTGAGATCA CCCGGAAGAAGCTATATCAAGTAGCAGAAGCCGTGTACCAGAGGATGGACCAGCTGTACCAGGGGAAGATGTACTTCCCAG GGTATTTCCCCAATGAGCTGCGGGCCATCTTCCGGGAGCAAGTGCGCCTCATCCAGAACGCCATCATAGAGA gcCGCATTGACTGTCAGCGTCACTGTG TACGAGACCATCTCCTGCAGCAACTGCACGGACTCCCACGTCATTTGCTTTGGCTACTACTGCAA AAACACCTGGCACAA ACAGGATGA
- the Izumo4 gene encoding izumo sperm-egg fusion protein 4 isoform X9 produces the protein MFGQGRLGQAMALLLFLGMTAALARGCLQCDPNFAEKFSFYRHHVNLKSWWVGDIPVSGMLLSDWIQNTMKELHLAIPAEITRKKLYQVAEAVYQRMDQLYQGKMYFPGYFPNELRAIFREQVRLIQNAIIESRIDCQRHCVRDHLLQQLHGLPRHLLWLLLQVIGTVGVSCTGPSEIHKHLAQTG, from the exons ATGTTTGGGCAAGGCAGGCTGGGCCAGGCCATGGCCCTGCTGTTGTTTCTGGGCATGACAGCGGCGCTGGCCCGGGGCTGCCTGCAGTGCGACCCCAATTTCGCGGAGAAGTTCTCCTTCTATCGTCACCACGTGAACCTCAAGTCGTGGTGGGTGGGTGACATTCCTGTGTCGGGGATGCTGCTCTCCGATTGGATCCAGAACACGATGAAGGAGCTCCATCTGGCCATTCCTGCTGAGATCA CCCGGAAGAAGCTATATCAAGTAGCAGAAGCCGTGTACCAGAGGATGGACCAGCTGTACCAGGGGAAGATGTACTTCCCAG GGTATTTCCCCAATGAGCTGCGGGCCATCTTCCGGGAGCAAGTGCGCCTCATCCAGAACGCCATCATAGAGA gcCGCATTGACTGTCAGCGTCACTGTG TACGAGACCATCTCCTGCAGCAACTGCACGGACTCCCACGTCATTTGCTTTGGCTACTACTGCAA gtcaTCGGCACAGTGGGAGTCAGCTGTACAGGGCCTTCTGAAATACAT AAACACCTGGCACAA ACAGGATGA
- the Izumo4 gene encoding izumo sperm-egg fusion protein 4 isoform X6, whose translation MFGQGRLGQAMALLLFLGMTAALARGCLQCDPNFAEKFSFYRHHVNLKSWWVGDIPVSGMLLSDWIQNTMKELHLAIPAEITRKKLYQVAEAVYQRMDQLYQGKMYFPGYFPNELRAIFREQVRLIQNAIIESRIDCQRHCGIYQYETISCSNCTDSHVICFGYYCKSSAQWESAVQGLLKYINTWHKQDEKMSHTCLCGQRTA comes from the exons ATGTTTGGGCAAGGCAGGCTGGGCCAGGCCATGGCCCTGCTGTTGTTTCTGGGCATGACAGCGGCGCTGGCCCGGGGCTGCCTGCAGTGCGACCCCAATTTCGCGGAGAAGTTCTCCTTCTATCGTCACCACGTGAACCTCAAGTCGTGGTGGGTGGGTGACATTCCTGTGTCGGGGATGCTGCTCTCCGATTGGATCCAGAACACGATGAAGGAGCTCCATCTGGCCATTCCTGCTGAGATCA CCCGGAAGAAGCTATATCAAGTAGCAGAAGCCGTGTACCAGAGGATGGACCAGCTGTACCAGGGGAAGATGTACTTCCCAG GGTATTTCCCCAATGAGCTGCGGGCCATCTTCCGGGAGCAAGTGCGCCTCATCCAGAACGCCATCATAGAGA gcCGCATTGACTGTCAGCGTCACTGTG GTATCTACCAGTACGAGACCATCTCCTGCAGCAACTGCACGGACTCCCACGTCATTTGCTTTGGCTACTACTGCAA gtcaTCGGCACAGTGGGAGTCAGCTGTACAGGGCCTTCTGAAATACAT AAACACCTGGCACAA ACAGGATGAAAAGATGAG TCACACCTGCCTGTGTGGTCAACGCACTGCCTGA
- the Izumo4 gene encoding izumo sperm-egg fusion protein 4 isoform X8, which produces MFGQGRLGQAMALLLFLGMTAALARGCLQCDPNFAEKFSFYRHHVNLKSWWVGDIPVSGMLLSDWIQNTMKELHLAIPAEITRKKLYQVAEAVYQRMDQLYQGKMYFPGYFPNELRAIFREQVRLIQNAIIESRIDCQRHCGIYQYETISCSNCTDSHVICFGYYCKNTWHKQDEKMSHTCLCGQRTA; this is translated from the exons ATGTTTGGGCAAGGCAGGCTGGGCCAGGCCATGGCCCTGCTGTTGTTTCTGGGCATGACAGCGGCGCTGGCCCGGGGCTGCCTGCAGTGCGACCCCAATTTCGCGGAGAAGTTCTCCTTCTATCGTCACCACGTGAACCTCAAGTCGTGGTGGGTGGGTGACATTCCTGTGTCGGGGATGCTGCTCTCCGATTGGATCCAGAACACGATGAAGGAGCTCCATCTGGCCATTCCTGCTGAGATCA CCCGGAAGAAGCTATATCAAGTAGCAGAAGCCGTGTACCAGAGGATGGACCAGCTGTACCAGGGGAAGATGTACTTCCCAG GGTATTTCCCCAATGAGCTGCGGGCCATCTTCCGGGAGCAAGTGCGCCTCATCCAGAACGCCATCATAGAGA gcCGCATTGACTGTCAGCGTCACTGTG GTATCTACCAGTACGAGACCATCTCCTGCAGCAACTGCACGGACTCCCACGTCATTTGCTTTGGCTACTACTGCAA AAACACCTGGCACAA ACAGGATGAAAAGATGAG TCACACCTGCCTGTGTGGTCAACGCACTGCCTGA
- the Izumo4 gene encoding izumo sperm-egg fusion protein 4 isoform X4, whose amino-acid sequence MFGQGRLGQAMALLLFLGMTAALARGCLQCDPNFAEKFSFYRHHVNLKSWWVGDIPVSGMLLSDWIQNTMKELHLAIPAEITRKKLYQVAEAVYQRMDQLYQGKMYFPGYFPNELRAIFREQVRLIQNAIIESRIDCQRHCVRDHLLQQLHGLPRHLLWLLLQVIGTVGVSCTGPSEIHKHLAQVSSCWNPRLCVPYDEGLKLAKAQEDLAHTLQRQDEKMR is encoded by the exons ATGTTTGGGCAAGGCAGGCTGGGCCAGGCCATGGCCCTGCTGTTGTTTCTGGGCATGACAGCGGCGCTGGCCCGGGGCTGCCTGCAGTGCGACCCCAATTTCGCGGAGAAGTTCTCCTTCTATCGTCACCACGTGAACCTCAAGTCGTGGTGGGTGGGTGACATTCCTGTGTCGGGGATGCTGCTCTCCGATTGGATCCAGAACACGATGAAGGAGCTCCATCTGGCCATTCCTGCTGAGATCA CCCGGAAGAAGCTATATCAAGTAGCAGAAGCCGTGTACCAGAGGATGGACCAGCTGTACCAGGGGAAGATGTACTTCCCAG GGTATTTCCCCAATGAGCTGCGGGCCATCTTCCGGGAGCAAGTGCGCCTCATCCAGAACGCCATCATAGAGA gcCGCATTGACTGTCAGCGTCACTGTG TACGAGACCATCTCCTGCAGCAACTGCACGGACTCCCACGTCATTTGCTTTGGCTACTACTGCAA gtcaTCGGCACAGTGGGAGTCAGCTGTACAGGGCCTTCTGAAATACAT AAACACCTGGCACAAGTAAGTTCCTGCTGGAATCCAAGGTTGTGTGTGCCTTATGATGAGGGGTTGAAGCTTGCCAAGGCTCAGGAGGACCTTGCCCACACCCTTCAAAG ACAGGATGAAAAGATGAGGTAA
- the Izumo4 gene encoding izumo sperm-egg fusion protein 4 isoform X10, producing MFGQGRLGQAMALLLFLGMTAALARGCLQCDPNFAEKFSFYRHHVNLKSWWVGDIPVSGMLLSDWIQNTMKELHLAIPAEITRKKLYQVAEAVYQRMDQLYQGKMYFPGYFPNELRAIFREQVRLIQNAIIESRIDCQRHCGIYQYETISCSNCTDSHVICFGYYCKNTWHKQDEKMR from the exons ATGTTTGGGCAAGGCAGGCTGGGCCAGGCCATGGCCCTGCTGTTGTTTCTGGGCATGACAGCGGCGCTGGCCCGGGGCTGCCTGCAGTGCGACCCCAATTTCGCGGAGAAGTTCTCCTTCTATCGTCACCACGTGAACCTCAAGTCGTGGTGGGTGGGTGACATTCCTGTGTCGGGGATGCTGCTCTCCGATTGGATCCAGAACACGATGAAGGAGCTCCATCTGGCCATTCCTGCTGAGATCA CCCGGAAGAAGCTATATCAAGTAGCAGAAGCCGTGTACCAGAGGATGGACCAGCTGTACCAGGGGAAGATGTACTTCCCAG GGTATTTCCCCAATGAGCTGCGGGCCATCTTCCGGGAGCAAGTGCGCCTCATCCAGAACGCCATCATAGAGA gcCGCATTGACTGTCAGCGTCACTGTG GTATCTACCAGTACGAGACCATCTCCTGCAGCAACTGCACGGACTCCCACGTCATTTGCTTTGGCTACTACTGCAA AAACACCTGGCACAA ACAGGATGAAAAGATGAGGTAA
- the Izumo4 gene encoding izumo sperm-egg fusion protein 4 isoform X7: MFGQGRLGQAMALLLFLGMTAALARGCLQCDPNFAEKFSFYRHHVNLKSWWVGDIPVSGMLLSDWIQNTMKELHLAIPAEITRKKLYQVAEAVYQRMDQLYQGKMYFPGYFPNELRAIFREQVRLIQNAIIESRIDCQRHCGIYQYETISCSNCTDSHVICFGYYCKSSAQWESAVQGLLKYINTWHKQDEKMR, encoded by the exons ATGTTTGGGCAAGGCAGGCTGGGCCAGGCCATGGCCCTGCTGTTGTTTCTGGGCATGACAGCGGCGCTGGCCCGGGGCTGCCTGCAGTGCGACCCCAATTTCGCGGAGAAGTTCTCCTTCTATCGTCACCACGTGAACCTCAAGTCGTGGTGGGTGGGTGACATTCCTGTGTCGGGGATGCTGCTCTCCGATTGGATCCAGAACACGATGAAGGAGCTCCATCTGGCCATTCCTGCTGAGATCA CCCGGAAGAAGCTATATCAAGTAGCAGAAGCCGTGTACCAGAGGATGGACCAGCTGTACCAGGGGAAGATGTACTTCCCAG GGTATTTCCCCAATGAGCTGCGGGCCATCTTCCGGGAGCAAGTGCGCCTCATCCAGAACGCCATCATAGAGA gcCGCATTGACTGTCAGCGTCACTGTG GTATCTACCAGTACGAGACCATCTCCTGCAGCAACTGCACGGACTCCCACGTCATTTGCTTTGGCTACTACTGCAA gtcaTCGGCACAGTGGGAGTCAGCTGTACAGGGCCTTCTGAAATACAT AAACACCTGGCACAA ACAGGATGAAAAGATGAGGTAA
- the Izumo4 gene encoding izumo sperm-egg fusion protein 4 isoform X3 gives MFGQGRLGQAMALLLFLGMTAALARGCLQCDPNFAEKFSFYRHHVNLKSWWVGDIPVSGMLLSDWIQNTMKELHLAIPAEITRKKLYQVAEAVYQRMDQLYQGKMYFPGYFPNELRAIFREQVRLIQNAIIESRIDCQRHCVRDHLLQQLHGLPRHLLWLLLQVIGTVGVSCTGPSEIHKHLAQVSSCWNPRLCVPYDEGLKLAKAQEDLAHTLQRQDEKMSHTCLCGQRTA, from the exons ATGTTTGGGCAAGGCAGGCTGGGCCAGGCCATGGCCCTGCTGTTGTTTCTGGGCATGACAGCGGCGCTGGCCCGGGGCTGCCTGCAGTGCGACCCCAATTTCGCGGAGAAGTTCTCCTTCTATCGTCACCACGTGAACCTCAAGTCGTGGTGGGTGGGTGACATTCCTGTGTCGGGGATGCTGCTCTCCGATTGGATCCAGAACACGATGAAGGAGCTCCATCTGGCCATTCCTGCTGAGATCA CCCGGAAGAAGCTATATCAAGTAGCAGAAGCCGTGTACCAGAGGATGGACCAGCTGTACCAGGGGAAGATGTACTTCCCAG GGTATTTCCCCAATGAGCTGCGGGCCATCTTCCGGGAGCAAGTGCGCCTCATCCAGAACGCCATCATAGAGA gcCGCATTGACTGTCAGCGTCACTGTG TACGAGACCATCTCCTGCAGCAACTGCACGGACTCCCACGTCATTTGCTTTGGCTACTACTGCAA gtcaTCGGCACAGTGGGAGTCAGCTGTACAGGGCCTTCTGAAATACAT AAACACCTGGCACAAGTAAGTTCCTGCTGGAATCCAAGGTTGTGTGTGCCTTATGATGAGGGGTTGAAGCTTGCCAAGGCTCAGGAGGACCTTGCCCACACCCTTCAAAG ACAGGATGAAAAGATGAG TCACACCTGCCTGTGTGGTCAACGCACTGCCTGA